The genomic region GGCGTACTAGTTTCAGTCAGTACTCAGCAGACGTCGTCTAGCCTTGTGAAGGAAAGCAGGGCGTCTGAAACGCTCCTATTCAAACTATGCCCTCTGGAGGACCGGAAGGAAGCGCTTCATATCCGTCATGGTGCTTAGTTGTCCTTTCAACAGGTATTAATTTGAGCAAAACTGCAACAAGCATGCTAACTGCTCCAAGTAAAATGCTAAGTAACCATAGTTGCCAGCTTAGTGGCACAGTGCTAGCAAACGCTCCCAAGAACTCTACTATGATAACCTGGAAGGCCGCTGTGCAAACCATGACGATTAGAAATACCCAACTGTCGAACATTCCACGGAATATGTTTATCTTCTCTATGTCACGACTGTTTATCTGATTGAACACCTGTTAGAACAAAAGAAAGCCAAGATCATACATACGTGGGACTTGAGTATTACTACTACAAGCTTTTCAGCAGCATTCTGTCGATCTCGGAAAACAAACACAAGGGGAAATAACAACCACAGGCCCAAAACCATCTGCTTAATTAGGAATAATAACATCAAAACTACAAGTTATATGCTGGTCAGTACTAAAGTTAACCATGTGGAAGATGCACGGCAGCACGGATAAAACTAGGGTACTGGTTAAACCAGTAATATTTACCTGGCAAAACACAAATGCGTTGAATATCAGAGTGTTGAGAACCTCAGTTGCATCTGAACCAGTAAGTCCTAGTAGCTTCTCCCCAGAGAAATTGAGAACTCCAAGGACAGCCAGTTGATAGATACTCTGACCAATGATATTTCTCCACATAGCCTTGGTGATGAAGCTGGTACCCCTCCCAACTGGGGGCCTTTTCATAAGTCCATCATTTGGAGGCTCTGTTGCCAGTGCCAAAGCACCAAGAGTGTCCATAATCATGTTCACCCAAAGCAGTTGCACCGCTGTAAGGGGAGCAGATCCTGAAAGAGATGCGGAATTTGCCATTATTCGTGTCAGTTCAGCTCCAAACAAATATAACGGCATTTCATATAAGAAAAATCTGCTGGACAACATACCTGAGACACATGCAGAAACAAAATTGATCATTAGAGCGACAACGTTAACTGTTAACTGGAACTGCACAAACTTTTGAATGTTTATGTACACTGAACGTCCCCATCTGCCCACATTTACTATAGTTTTAAAATTGTCATCCAATATGATGACATCAGCATTTTCTTTGGCAACCTATACACATATCCATGAATAATTTAGAATTGAAAACATTCATGTTAATGGATGAGGAAATGGAAAGAGGAAACAAGAATTACTTAGAAGCAAAACATCACAGGATTGAAGGAAAAGGATAATGTGGCAGAATACAAACCTCTGTTCCTGCTATGCCCATAGCAAGTCCAATGTCTGACTCATGCAAAGCGGGAGCGTCGTTAGTCCCATCACCGGTCACTGCAACAACCTCACCAAATTCATCTCTCAAAGTTTTTACCAATGTGTGCTTATCCAACGGTAAAGACCGGGCCATTACCTGTATCCACACGGAACATTTAGAAAATTTGAAGCATCTTTTGATATATATTGAGGgtgaaaattttcaagcaaTTGTTTACTAACCTGAATCTTCGGTATCACAGCTTTCATCCGCTCCAGAGACATGCTACGAAACTCAGGTCCTTCAATTGCTATACCACCCCCCGTGAGTATGCCACATTCTTTAGCAATGGCTTTAGCTGTATTTATATTGTCACCAGTGACCATACGTACAGTGATTCCAGCAGCTAAACAAGTCTGAACTGCCTCCCTGACTCCCGGGCGCACAGGATCCTTAATACCGACAACTGCTACCAATGTATAGCCATCATCTGGGATGCCATTTACGATGGAAGAGTCATCTATATCCTTAAACGCTAAGCATAGAGTTCTCAATGCTTCACAGGCAAAAGAATTTATGACATCCGTGATATTCTTTACCATTTCTTTGGAGAGATGAACAGATTCCCCAGTAGAGTCGATGTACTTGTTACATATTCCCAGTACTATTTCTGATGCACCTTTGCAAAAAGCTCGTGTTCCACCATGAGGATAAGCTACAAGCACATACATTTTCTTCCTGACAGAATTGAAAGGTTCGACCTTAAGAATCTTAACCTCTCCACGCAGGGCATCAAAATCGCCACCTAAAAGTAAACCAAACTCTAATAGTGCTGACTCTGTTGGTGTTCCCAAAATGGAGGTCTTTCCATCATCCTTAATAACCTCAGAACTTGTATTTTGGAATATAACCTGCAAAAGGATGCTTGATGCTCCAGATATTTCTGATATCAACCTTTCTTTACTGTCATTTTCTTTTACATCTACAGATTTTTCACATATCCATACTTTGGTAACTACCATATGATTTGTAGTTAATGTTCCAGTTTTATCTGTGCAAATACAACTAGCAGAACCCATTGTCTCACATGCTGAGAGATGCCTTACAAGTGCCCTATCATTCATCAATTTTTTCATTGCAAAAGCAAGGCTCAGCGTCACTGCTAATGGTAATCCTTCGGGAACTGCAACAACAATTATAGTTACCGCAATAGCAAAGTAGTTCAAAAGGGTTACGGCGTCAGTTGAAGACCAGTCAGTGATCTCGTTGTTAAGTCCTTTTGTCACCAAAAATCTTACTGTCAATACCAAAAATGTCAACACTGCAAAAGTCAAACCAATTTTACCAATAACTGTAGCAACACCATTAAGCTTCACCTGCAGTGGGGTCTCATCTTCTCCTCCTTCACTCAGAGTTTCCATCAACTTTCCCCATTCAGTCCTCATACCAACTGTAGTCGCTAGCATTTTACCTGACCCATCCTGCACTTTAGTTCCGGAAAGAAGAAAAGGCTTCTCTTCAGATACATTCACCGGCTCACTCTCACCTGACAAGCTTGACTCATCAATCAGCAAACTGTACCCAGATATGAAAAGTCCATCAGCTGGAACTTGGTCCCCAATCGACAAATGCACAATATCTCCAACAACCAAGTCGTAAATGGAAACTTTTTGTCTTTTTCCATCCCTAGTGACCTGAACAAAAATCTTTTTCTTCTCCCTGTCCAAATCCTGGAATTGCAAAGACTGCTTGTAGTCACTAATGGCGGTAACCATAACCACTAGAATTATACTAATTAAAATTCCCAGACCATCGTACGTGCCTTTGGGCCAGCCTTCAGTGGCAATTCCAACTCCAATTGAAACCACAGCACAGACCATAAGGATTATTAATGTCAAGTCCTGTAGTGCTTCCCATACAAACACCCAAAAAGTTCGGGGAGGTTTCTCCTTGTAACGGTTTAAGCCATAAACATTTTGTCTGATTGGTATATTACTATCCTTGACACCTTCATCTACCGAGACATTGACTTTCCTTAAAACCCCATGAATTCCACCATGGCTTTCCAAGGCCTTAATATCATGGGCACGTGTAATAGATGCAAGTTCATCTGGGTGAATGCTGAAACCTGCCATTCTGGCATCTTCTGACAGCTTGAGTTCATCCTGACCTAGCTTTTCAATAGATCCACGATCACCAGCTTCGCAACATCACCAAACAAAGCGAGAAAAAGGATTCAATATATGAGGTCAGCAAACACACAATGAAATTTCAGTTGAGCTATAAATTTAAAGACGATACCATCAATGAAATGCAGTGCTGCTTTTTGAACATAAAGAGCAACTCGAATCTTTTCCTGGTAAATCAAATAAGACAAAGTCAAAAAAAGTAATGATAACCATGTCATACAGACCTATAGTTGCAGGAACCATCAAAGGGTGAAAAAGCTTCAAATGACAATAATAGTAACCGGCGGCTGGATTATAGCTACATGTGTGTCTGCAGTTCTACACACATTATATGCAGTTATTTTTCTCATTTAGTCCTTAAATAAAATAAGTCACATTATCAGTTGTTAAATCAGATATGGCTACTATCAATGCAACTCAGCTGTCTATACATGAGAAACACGGCCTCCTTCAAGGAACTTATGAGAATTTTTTTGTATACAGGGTAATAAAATTTGTTCTCAGGTCTGCGAATACAATCATTGACacaagttttaacaaaaaattgataTCACCTAATGGAGATCAACTGTTGAGAACTAGAACTTAAAACTAAGCTAATATAATTTTACACAAAACCTAGCAATACATTAGTAAATAAGAGTAAATTGGTTTTCCGTTGCTACTAACAAATCCTAAGAAATGACTTCTCATTCTATAAGGATTCCTACAATATGTattagaaatgaaaaaaaatcaattttttttttctacattaCTAGTTAAATGGATGTCATGTCAAAATAATCCATGTTGGCGGGTCACGTCATATAAAGGTTTCGTGTCAAGTAATATTCAACCCTAATATGTTAATTTCATGTTGGTTTCAAGTATTGTTAATCTATTTTCAAAATATGGTCCATCATCCATTTACGAgataaaaacataaacaaaacttaTCCTAATATTTCGGGTGTCCaggtggagagatttttcagtgtgaccggcaTATAAGGTGACCACGTgtcattatgcaaatgatgGGATTTGTGTgtcaaaaagttaataacttaaaaaataaaaattttcatcacTTAGATAAAAACATATGATCTACCCCTCGGATTCCCGTCATATTTAAAAATTTCTCGTCCAGGTGGGGTGAATGAGGTAGGAAAACGAGTCCATGATAACCCCATTTGTTGGCCTGACCCTTTCCAAGGGATTTAAAAAAGGGAGTCAATCTTATTTAATAGCCACCACCCACTACTTTCGTGGTAAAGCCAACATTTTTAATTGCCCCTACCCTAAGTCAATGTTTTCAATTTAGTCCATGTGATCCCACAAAAATTTCCCAGAAATTTCCTGCGTTACCGTCATTGGACGTTGGAGTCAGAAAGTCGCATTATTATATTCGTACCCGCTAAGTGCTAGCTGAATTTAGGACCAACGTAGCCATCTATATTCTATAGTAtaacaattttgttttaaacCAAAAAGGAACAGAAAAACCCTTTTAGTTTTTTAACGTTTCTGACCACAAGTTTGCAAATTCCCTGTTAAACAAGCAACTAAATTGTTATAAACCAAAAAGGAACAGAAAAACCCTTTTAGTTTTTTAACGTTTCTGACCAGCAAGTTTGCAAATTCCCTGTTAAACAAGCAACTAGAAATTAGCCTGTATTTCCTATCAAAAAACCTGAAAGTTTGTCGATCTTGAAGCGCTAATAATAAATCCAAGGCGGTCGCTAAATTAAAGAACATAGTCAAAGAGAAAAGTCAATAAAACAAAGACCGACCAAATAGACCAAATGAAAAGCAGTTGTCAACAGCAAATGGGACCAAAGTGGCCGGCCTAGCAAAACACGGCATCCGCAGCAAACTTCGCCTCTCTCAACGTTCTTCAAGGACTTTGACTTTGGACAATACAAAATGTTTCTTCAAAGATTGTAGTTTTTTtctaagagaattgttattaacattttaaacatctcattttacacttttaaagtgtaattttttttactaattataaaaaaaattaaagtgaaaaataagatttttaaaatataaataacaattctctttccTAAAGTTTGAAACTCTGAATGCAGGCTGAtatctttttaaattagaaatcACCGCCTACACACTCAGACAAGAGCGTGGGGCCACGAACCCGCAGCGCATTGTTCGCCGATACTCTCAATTGTTACAAAATTGATCAATCATGTGATTGATGAAGAAATCACTAGCtcccaaaaatacaaaattgatCAAGCATgtggtaattttttttgtatatcCAAAATTTAGGAGAATACTTTTGTTTCAAGAACATAGGCGAAAATTTTTTAAGTGTACCGAAAATACAAACCGGACGACGAAGATTtgggggcaaaaaaaaaaaaaaagaaatttaaactCGCCTTTTTTTTTGCCCTAAATTCAGATACTAGTTTAAATCTGCCACTCAGTACGggtattcttcttcacataAAACGAAAGATATTAGATTCGAATTTCgtggatggtgaattcgatatcaaattaagctgtccattgtgtggcttaaccgaacttctcgttttcttattataaaaatatcgatatactcagataaaaaaaaaaaaaaaactattttaaatCTCACCCACCATTCAGTACAACGATGACGATTGAATTAAGAAAGCAAGACTAGCGATTAGTGAAGTTTTATCAGTCTTAATTAGCAGTACTGATCCTCCAATTGGCTTCAAAGGGAAGAAAAGCAAACAGGAATCAAGAATAAATCAGGCAAAACCATAATGCTGAAAATCGTTTCAGTTTCTTTCATTTTCCTAGCATGTTTTCTCGGCAGCCAAACAATCAAGAAAGCAAACGCCTCAAAACACCAGGTTACCAGTTCTAGATATTAAAACGGTGCAGTTTTgatttaagagagagagagagagagagagagagagagagagacctggaTTTGAAGCTTCTTCTTTTCGGCCTCGGAGCGCTTGGCGAGATCGGCGACGAATCGAAACCTTCTGCGAGGGTTTTTGACGAGCGCGACGGCGTTTCTCCATCTCCTTATAGCCTCCTCCGATGGATTCTTGTTCTCCACCTCGAAGTCCTTCAAGAACTTCTCCATTTCCACACGTTAagctctcttctttttctcacaccAGCAACACATccacagagagaaagagagcgaaGAGCAAAAGCGTGGATAGGACGGACGACGAAGATTCCGTACATGTACGCGCAAAAGATATGTGCTGCTGCCTCCAATTAGTAGAGGACACTTGTAATGTATTGCTGTTGTGGGCATACCATTCAATGGGAAAATATTTTGCTTTTCACATTTTTGGCCTGAAAAGATGTTAAACTTTTTCACAATCACATGGTTGATTTTCTAGGCGGACGCCGGACGATACTAGATTGCATAGGGAGTCTTTATTGGCAACCAATTTTGAAGTAAATTCAACCAACACGCGTTTCTcttcaaaaattcaaa from Pyrus communis chromosome 9, drPyrComm1.1, whole genome shotgun sequence harbors:
- the LOC137744669 gene encoding putative calcium-transporting ATPase 11, plasma membrane-type, whose translation is MEKFLKDFEVENKNPSEEAIRRWRNAVALVKNPRRRFRFVADLAKRSEAEKKKLQIQEKIRVALYVQKAALHFIDAGDRGSIEKLGQDELKLSEDARMAGFSIHPDELASITRAHDIKALESHGGIHGVLRKVNVSVDEGVKDSNIPIRQNVYGLNRYKEKPPRTFWVFVWEALQDLTLIILMVCAVVSIGVGIATEGWPKGTYDGLGILISIILVVMVTAISDYKQSLQFQDLDREKKKIFVQVTRDGKRQKVSIYDLVVGDIVHLSIGDQVPADGLFISGYSLLIDESSLSGESEPVNVSEEKPFLLSGTKVQDGSGKMLATTVGMRTEWGKLMETLSEGGEDETPLQVKLNGVATVIGKIGLTFAVLTFLVLTVRFLVTKGLNNEITDWSSTDAVTLLNYFAIAVTIIVVAVPEGLPLAVTLSLAFAMKKLMNDRALVRHLSACETMGSASCICTDKTGTLTTNHMVVTKVWICEKSVDVKENDSKERLISEISGASSILLQVIFQNTSSEVIKDDGKTSILGTPTESALLEFGLLLGGDFDALRGEVKILKVEPFNSVRKKMYVLVAYPHGGTRAFCKGASEIVLGICNKYIDSTGESVHLSKEMVKNITDVINSFACEALRTLCLAFKDIDDSSIVNGIPDDGYTLVAVVGIKDPVRPGVREAVQTCLAAGITVRMVTGDNINTAKAIAKECGILTGGGIAIEGPEFRSMSLERMKAVIPKIQVMARSLPLDKHTLVKTLRDEFGEVVAVTGDGTNDAPALHESDIGLAMGIAGTEVAKENADVIILDDNFKTIVNVGRWGRSVYINIQKFVQFQLTVNVVALMINFVSACVSGSAPLTAVQLLWVNMIMDTLGALALATEPPNDGLMKRPPVGRGTSFITKAMWRNIIGQSIYQLAVLGVLNFSGEKLLGLTGSDATEVLNTLIFNAFVFCQVFNQINSRDIEKINIFRGMFDSWVFLIVMVCTAAFQVIIVEFLGAFASTVPLSWQLWLLSILLGAVSMLVAVLLKLIPVERTTKHHDGYEALPSGPPEGIV